In the Anolis sagrei isolate rAnoSag1 chromosome 1, rAnoSag1.mat, whole genome shotgun sequence genome, CACTTGAAAGGGACTTCCAAAGGGTATCTAGTCCAGTCCCCTTCAATCAGCCAGGAAGACATCATCAAAGCACCCATGAAACTatgcagcctctgtttgaaaacattTAGAGATATTTCATTACTATAGAAGGGGATTGCTGGTGTGTTCAAGTGTAGGTTGTGTTACAGCTTTTGTTATTTGCAAAACAATTACcagaaataagcaaataaaatctGTTGGTAAACTCTGGATCGGCTATAGAGGAAACTACACAAGAACTGTTTATACAGCAGAGAGTATATGAAAAAAATAGCTatctgttattatattatatttatatatgcaaAATCTTCTAagtggttggtttaacctctggctaCTACATAAACTGAAATACCAGGTTGCAAAAGGATGCATGTTTAAAAagagtgtcaccaacatgaaaggttTAGCAAGTTCTGTTTTAGGGAGTCTTTCTGGGGTCAAATACTACTCTTCTTTCCCATGTGAATTCTACAGCTGTGTAGATTTGAACTCTCGGAGAAGCTCATTCCAAGTCCCATGCATTTCTAGAATTTCTACCTAGTGTAAGTTCTTTGATGCAAACACAGACTTGAATTGCAAGTGAAACTCTgttcacactccaggcatttatagcgTTTCTCCGCAgcgtgaatcctttgatgtgattgTAGAGTTCCATACTGAGTGAAGCtcagggtttctccccagtgtgagtcctttgatgtctacgtagattaggactccgagtgaagctctttccgcattccaggcatttacagggtttctccccagtgtgagttctttgatgtctacgtagatgtCCGCTCTcagcgaagctctttccacactccaggcatttatagagtttctccccagtgtgagtcctttgatgtgaacgtagacctgaattatgagtgaagctctgtccacactctaggcatttatagggtttctctccagtgtgattcctttgatgtgaacgtagacgtGAGTTATCagtgaaactctgtccacactccaagcatgtatagggtttctccccagtatgagtccttTCATGCAAACGTAGACCtgaattctgagtgaagctctgtccacactccaagcatttatagggtttctctccagtatgaGTCCTTTGATGAGAACGTAGATTTCCATTCCAagcgaagctctgtccacactccaagcatttatagggtttttccccagtatgAGTCCTTTGATGAGAACGTAGACTTACATTCTtactgaagctctgtccacactccaagcatttatagggtttttcaccagtgtgtgtcctttgatgAGAACGTAGAGTTGAACTCTgagagaagctctgtccacactccaggcatgtatagggcttgtccccagtgtgagttcgttCATGTGAACGTAGAGTTGAATTGTGAGAAAAGTTCTGTCCACACTTCAGGCATTTAtagagtttctccccagtgtgagtcctttg is a window encoding:
- the LOC137095260 gene encoding oocyte zinc finger protein XlCOF6-like; translation: MREKAFNCLECGKSFSRRGHLQKHERTHTGEKPYKCLECGKSYTQNSVLLSHQRIHTGEKPYACLDCGKSFTYNSSLHRHQRTHTGEKLYKCLKCGQNFSHNSTLRSHERTHTGDKPYTCLECGQSFSQSSTLRSHQRTHTGEKPYKCLECGQSFSKNVSLRSHQRTHTGEKPYKCLECGQSFAWNGNLRSHQRTHTGEKPYKCLECGQSFTQNSGLRLHERTHTGEKPYTCLECGQSFTDNSRLRSHQRNHTGEKPYKCLECGQSFTHNSGLRSHQRTHTGEKLYKCLECGKSFAESGHLRRHQRTHTGEKPCKCLECGKSFTRSPNLRRHQRTHTGEKP